CGCACCCCCCGCCCCACCCCGCACGGCGGACGGCGCCCACCCCGCACGCCGGCTCGCCCTGCTGCGCGAGATCCCCGCCTTCGCCGCCCTGCTGCGCACCACGGCCCTCCAGATGGCCGCCACCGGCTGCCTGCTCGCCGCGGGACCGTACTTCGCCGAACACATCCTGCACGACCCCGACCTGACACCCCTGCTCGTCGCCGCGTTCGTCCTGCCCAACCTGCTCGTCGTCCCCCTGTGGACCCGCTTCGCCGCCCGCCACGGACACCGCGCGGGACTCCGCACGGCCTGCGCCCTCTTCGCCGGCGGCTGCCTGCTGCTGGCCGCCGCGCCCGCCCTGCCCGCACCGTACGCACCCGCCGTGCTGCTCATCATCGGCACGGCACACGCCGGCCAACTCCTCTTCCTCTACGCGATGCTGGCCGAGACCACGGCCCACGACAGCGCGCACACCGGCCGCAACCGCGTCGGCGCGCTGTCCGGACTGTTCAGCGCAGCCGAGGCCCTCGGCATCGCCGCCGGACCCTTCCTGGTCGCCCTCGTAGCGCTCCAGCCCTTCGGCTACACCCCCTCCACCACCGGGCAGGCGGCCCACCAGAGCGCCACCGCCCAATGGGGCGTCCTGGCCGCGATGTCACTGCTCCCGGCCCTGCTCACCGCCGCCGCACTGCTCCTCCTGCGCGACCGGCGCCCCGGCACACCCGCCCCGACCATCGCGCAGACGACCGGCGAGCTCGCACAACCCCGGCTTTAGGCGGCGGATCGACGCTCGGTGCCGCGCCACCCACCCGAGCCGGCGCACCCGTGTCGAAGAGGGGCCTTCCATTGAGCATGACCGACGAAAGGCCGGTGAGGGGTGCGCAGGCGCCGCCGAAACCCGCGACGACCCGCCCCACCTCGCTGCGCGAGCGCACCGCCGAACTCGTCGCCCTGCGCGAGCAGGTGGCCCGCGGACCCAGCGAGCAGGCCACCCGGGCCCAGCACGACAAAGGCAAACTGACCGCCCACGAACGCCTGCGGCTCCTCTTCGACGAAGGGACGTTCGTCGAGATCGAAGGACTGCGCCGGCACCGGGCCACCGGATTCGGCCTGGAGTTCAAAAAACCGCACAGCGACGGCGTGGTCATCGGCTGGGGCCGGGTGCACGAGCGCACCGTCTTCGCCTACGCCCACGACTTCCGCATCTTCGGCGGCGCACTCGGCGAAGCCCACGCAGCGAAGATCCACAAGGTGATGGACCTCGCCGAGGCCGCCGGCGCCCCCGTCGTCGGCCTGTGCGACGGCGCCGGCGCCCGCATCCAGGAAGGCGTCACCGCACTCGCCGGATACGGCGGCATCTTCACCCGCAACGTCCGCAACTCCGGAGTCATCCCCCAGATCTCCGTCGTGCTCGGCCCCTGCGCCGGAGGCGCCGCCTACTCGCCCGCCCTCACCGACTTCGTGTTCATGGTCCGCGGCACCTCACAGATGTTCATCACCGGACCGGACGTGGTGCAGGCCGTGACCGGCGAACACGTCACCCAGGAACGACTCGGCGGCGCCGACAGCCACGCCGCCGTCTCCGGCGTCGCCGGCTTCGCCTACGACACCGAGGAGAGCTGCCTCGAGGACGTCCGCTACCTGCTGTCGTACCTGCCGTCCAACAACCGCGAACTGCCCCCGCCGGCCGACGCCGACGACCCCGCGGACCGCCGCTGCGACCGCCTCCTCGACCTCGTCCCCGCCCAGCCCAACCAGTCGTACGACATGCGCGAGGTGATCGCCGAAGTCGTCGACCACGGCGAGTACTTCGAAGTCCACGCCGGCTGGGCGCAGAACGTCGTCTGCGCGTTCTCCCGCCTCGACGGGCAGGTCGTCGGCATCGTCGCCAACCAGCCCGCCGCCCTCGCCGGCGTCCTCGACATCCACGCCTCCGAGAAAGCCGCACGCTTCGTCCAGTTCTGCGACGCCTTCAGCGTGCCGCTGGTGACCCTCGTCGACGTGCCCGGCTTCCTCCCGGGCGTCGACCAGGAACACGGCGGAGTCATCCGCCACGGCGCCAAACTCCTCTACGCCTACTGCAACGCCACCGTGCCCCGCATCTCCCTCGTCCTGCGCAAGGCCTACGGCGGCGCGTACATCGTGATGGACTCCCGCTCGATCGGCGCCGACATCGCGCTGGCCTGGCCCTCCAACGAGATCGCCGTGATGGGCGCCGAGGGCGCCGCAGGCGTGATCTTCCGCCGGGAGATCGCCGCCGCCGACGACCCCGACGCCGTCCGCGCACAGAAGATCAAGGACTACGAGACCGAACTCATGCACCCCTACTACGCGGCCGAGCGCGGCCTCGTGGACGACGTGATCGACCCCGCCGACACCCGCTCCCGGCTCATCACCGCCCTGTCCATGCTGCGCTCCAAACACGTGCCGCTGCCGGGACGCAAGCACGGGAACCTGCCCCTGTGAGCGCCGGGAGGAACAACCCCGAACCCGCCACCGAGCAGGCGCTCGCCCAGGCCTCCCTGCGGATCCTGCGCGGCAACCCCACCCTGGAGGAGGTCGCGGCGCTCGCCACCGCCCTCGCGGCCCGAGCGCGCACCGCGAGCGGCGGCCGCCGGCCGCACACCCCCGCAGGCCCGGCCGACCCGACGGCGCGCACCCGCCGGCAGCGACCCGGCGAGGACTTCAGGGCCCCCGGGGCATGGGCCTCGTGACCCCACGCCCCCCGGCCCCGGACCCGCGCCGCAAACCCGTCGCCCGGACCGGCGCCCCCCGCACCCTCGCCGCCCCCATCTGCGCAAACGACACGTAGGGGAACAACCATGTCCACGGTCAACGAAGCACCCGCCGCGCAGACCGCGACCCGGCACAAGGACGTGCGACGTCTGCACCGGGTCGTCATCAGGTTCGCGGGTGACTCCGGCGACGGCATGCAGCTCACCGGCGACCGCTTCACCTCACAGACGGCCTCGTTCGGCAACGACCTGTCGACACTGCCGAACTTCCCCGCCGAGATCCGCGCCCCCGCCGGAACCCTGCCGGGCGTCTCCTCCTTCCAGCTGCACTTCGCCGACCACGACATCCTCACCCCCGGCGACGCCCCCGACGTCCTGGTCGCGATGAACCCGGCCGCACTGAAGGCGAACATCGCCGACGTCCCCCGCGGCGCCGAAGTCATCGTCGACACCGACGAGTTCACCCCACGGGCGATGACGAAGGCCGGCTACGCGACGTCCCCCCTCGAGGACGGCTCACTGGACGGCTACCGCACCCATCCGGTGCCCCTGACCACCCTCACGGTCCAGGCGCTCAAGGAGTTCGACCTCTCACGCAAGGAGGCCGAGCGCAGCAAGAACATGTTCGCGCTCGGTCTGCTGTCGTGGATGTACCACCGGCCCACCGAGGGCACCGAGAAGTTCCTGAGGTCGAAGTTCGCGAAGAAGCCCGACATCGCGGCCGCCAACATCGCCGCGTTCCGGGCGGGCTGGAACTTCGGGGAGACGACCGAGGACTTCGCGGTGTCCTACGAGGTCGCGCCGGCCGCGCAGGCCTTCCCGGCCGGCGTCCACCGCAACATCTCCGGCAACCTGGCCCTGTCCTACGGCCTGATCGCCGCCTCCCGGCAGGCGGATCTGCCGTTGTTCCTGGGCTCGTATCCGATCACGCCGGCCTCGGACATCCTGCACGAGCTGTCGAAGCACAAGAACTTCGGCGTGCGCACCTTCCAGGCCGAGGACGAGATCGCCGGGATCGGCGCGGCGCTGGGCGCGGCCTTCGGCGGCAGCCTGGCCGTCACCACGACGTCCGGTCCGGGCGTGGCCCTCAAGTCGGAGACGATCGGCCTCGCCGTGTCACTCGAACTGCCCCTGCTGATCGTGGACATCCAGCGCGGCGGCCCCTCCACCGGCCTGCCCACCAGGACGGAACAGGCGGACCTGCTCCAGGCGATGTACGGCCGCAACGGCGAGGCCCCGGTGCCGATCGTGGCCCCGCGCACCCCCGCCGACTGCTTCGAGGCCGCACTGGACGCCGCCCGCATCGCCCTCACCTACCGCACCCCCGTCTTCCTCCTCTCCGACGGCTACCTCGCCAACGGCTCCGAGCCCTGGCGCGTCCCCGACACCGGCCGACTCCCCGACCTGCGCACCCAGTTCGCCCAGCACCCCAACCACACCCTGGCCGACGGCACCGAGGTGTTCTGGCCCTACAAGCGCGATCCGCACACCCTGGCGCGCCCCTGGGCGATCCCCGGCACGCCGGGACTGGAGCACCGCATCGGCGGGATCGAGAAGCAGGACGGCACGGGCAACATCTCCTACGACCCGGCCAACCACGACTTCATGGTCCGCACCCGCCAGGCCAAGATCGACGGCATCGACGTCCCGGACCTCGAGGTCGACGACCCGCACGCCGCCCGGACCCTGGTACTGGGCTGGGGCTCCACCTACGGCCCGATCACCGCGGCCGTCCGCACGCTGCGCGCCGCCGGGACGCCCATCGCGCAGGCCCACCTGCGCCACCTCAACCCCTTCCCGCAGAACCTGGGCGAGGTCCTCGGACGCTACGACAAGGTGATCGTCCCCGAGATGAACCTCGGCCAGCTCGCCACCCTCATCCGCGCCCGCTATCTCGTCGACGCCCACTCCCACAACCAGGTCAACGGCATGCCGTTCAAAGCCGAGCAGCTCGCCGCGGCGCTCAAGGAGGCCATCGATGACTGAGACGTCGACACACCACCCCGGCGGCACGACCGACGCGCTCGCCCTCGTGCCCAAGGCCGAGGCCCGGCAGTCCATGAAGGACTTCAAGTCGGACCAGGAGGTGCGCTGGTGCCCGGGCTGCGGCGACTACGCGATCCTCGCCGCCGTGCAGGGCTTCATGCCCGAACTCGGCCTGGCCAAGGAGAACATCGTCTTCGTCTCCGGGATCGGCTGCTCCTCGCGCTTCCCGTACTACATGAACACCTACGGCATGCACTCCATCCACGGCCGCGCCCCCGCCATCGCCACCGGCCTGGCCTCCTCGCGCCGCGACCTGTCCGTCTGGGTCGTCACCGGCGACGGCGACGCCCTCTCCATCGGCGGCAACCACCTCATCCACGCCCTGCGCCGCAACGTCAACCTCAAGATCCTGCTCTTCAACAACCGGATCTACGGCCTCACCAAAGGCCAGTACAGCCCGACCTCCGAAATCGGCAAGATCACCAAATCCACCCCCATGGGCTCCCTCGACGCACCCTTCAACCCGGTGTCCCTCGCCATCGGAGCGGAGGCCTCCTTCGTCGCCCGCACCGTCGACTCCGACCGCAAGCACCTCACCGACGTGCTGCGCCAGGCGGCCGCCCACCCCGGCACCGCGCTGGTCGAGATCTACCAGAACTGCAACATCTTCAACGACGGCGCCTTCGAAGTCCTCAGGGACAGGCAGCAGGCGCAGGAGGCCGTGATCCGCCTGGAACACGGCCGGCCGATCACCTTCGGCGCCGACGCCTGCCAGGGCGTCGTCCGCGACCCGGCCACGGGCGAGATGAAAGTCGTCGCGGTCACCGAGGACAACAAGGCCGACATCCTCGTCCACGACGCGCACGCCGCGTCCCCGACCACCGCCTTCGCCCTCTCCCGCCTCGCCGACCCCGACACCCTCCACCACACGCCCATCGGCGTCTTCCGCAGCACCGAACGAGCCGTCTACGACACCCAGATGTCCCGCCAGCTCGACGACGCCGTCGAACAACACGGCAAGGGCGACCTCGCCGCGCTGCTGGCCGGCGGCGACACCTGGACCGTCGCCGGCTGAACCGGCAGACCCCCTCACCACCGCCGGGAGGCACAACGCCGTGCCCCCTCGACGCTGCCCAGCGGCCCGCACACCACCTGCCGCACCGCCGACGCGGCACGCGCGGCACTCGCGCAGGAGCCCACCGCACGGGCGCGGCGCCCCGCTGGGGAGCGCCCCCGCCCACCGCGCCGAAGGCGCCGCCGCCGGTTTCAGCCGAACCAGGTCTTGACGGCGAGCAGCAACCGGTCATGGGCGTCGGCCGGCCCGAGCCAGGCGATGTGCCCGTCCGGGCGCACGAGCACGGCCTGCGCGCCGAGCTCCGCGGACGGCTCGGCCGCCACCACGTCCAGCCGGTCCGCCCACGCCGACAGATCCGGCAGAGTGCCCTCGCCCGACCGCCCGGGCCCCAGGACCAGACCACGCCCAGACGACAGCAGGGGCCCGGCCGGGACGACCCCGTCCGGCGTCCTCAGGGACACCTCGGGCAACACCGCCCCGAGCAGCGGGTGAGCCGGCCCGCCGTCCCCCGCGAAGGGGTAGCGGACCTTGGTCACGTACTGCACGAGAAACGCGTTGACCTCGTCGGACCGCATCAGCTCGGCGAAGATCTCACGCAACGGGGCGGCCTGCTCCAGCGGCGTCTGCAGCGGAATCTGGGCGAGCGCCCGGCGACAGGCCCGCTCACCGACCGGCCGGCGCTCGTCGTCGTACGTGTCCAGCAGCCCGGCCGGGGCCCAGCCGCGCACGGCGGCGGCCAGCTTCCAGCCGAGGTTCACCGCGTCGTGCACGGCGGTGTTCATCCCGTGCCCGGACGACGGCGGATGCGGATGGGCTGCGTCCCCCGCGAGGAAGACCCGGCCGACCCGGTAGCGCCGCGCCAGCCGGGTGGGACTCCCGTACCGTGTCATCCACCGCACGGCCCGCAGGTCCGGAGCCCGCCCGGTGATCCGCTCGATGGTGGAGCGGATCTCGTGGACCGTCACCGGCACGGCGCCGCCCGGCGGCTCACGGTCGAACTCGACCGTCATCAGCCGCACTTCGCAGGGGTCGGCCGGATTCACCGGCAGCACCCCGAACTGGCCGTCCGGATACGAACCGGCCCTGAACAGCGCCTGGGACTCGTCGTCCACGACGACGTCGGCGATGACGCCGTAATAGGAGGGGGCCAGCACATCGAAGTCGAACCCGGCGGCCTGCGCCACGGCGCTGCCGGGCCCGTCGCACCCCACG
The window above is part of the Streptomyces sp. NBC_00425 genome. Proteins encoded here:
- a CDS encoding MFS transporter; this translates as MPTPSSVRLRIGYACGALVTGAFTTLPGLLLLPYLTDTLGVGAALAGCVVLIPKAWAVLLTPLAGRAGDRTHARRGSRRRHILTGGLGAAAGFAAMLAGVTDGAAGAAWTGLGFLLTATAFAFFQAAYAALPADLADSPRERTRLVGGRVAGIAVAALTIGSAGPAIADADGGSLAGHRWAGLFGAAVMAAGALAVAFGPAHTRPAHTRPAHTRPAAPPAPPAPPRTADGAHPARRLALLREIPAFAALLRTTALQMAATGCLLAAGPYFAEHILHDPDLTPLLVAAFVLPNLLVVPLWTRFAARHGHRAGLRTACALFAGGCLLLAAAPALPAPYAPAVLLIIGTAHAGQLLFLYAMLAETTAHDSAHTGRNRVGALSGLFSAAEALGIAAGPFLVALVALQPFGYTPSTTGQAAHQSATAQWGVLAAMSLLPALLTAAALLLLRDRRPGTPAPTIAQTTGELAQPRL
- a CDS encoding acyl-CoA carboxylase subunit beta, coding for MTDERPVRGAQAPPKPATTRPTSLRERTAELVALREQVARGPSEQATRAQHDKGKLTAHERLRLLFDEGTFVEIEGLRRHRATGFGLEFKKPHSDGVVIGWGRVHERTVFAYAHDFRIFGGALGEAHAAKIHKVMDLAEAAGAPVVGLCDGAGARIQEGVTALAGYGGIFTRNVRNSGVIPQISVVLGPCAGGAAYSPALTDFVFMVRGTSQMFITGPDVVQAVTGEHVTQERLGGADSHAAVSGVAGFAYDTEESCLEDVRYLLSYLPSNNRELPPPADADDPADRRCDRLLDLVPAQPNQSYDMREVIAEVVDHGEYFEVHAGWAQNVVCAFSRLDGQVVGIVANQPAALAGVLDIHASEKAARFVQFCDAFSVPLVTLVDVPGFLPGVDQEHGGVIRHGAKLLYAYCNATVPRISLVLRKAYGGAYIVMDSRSIGADIALAWPSNEIAVMGAEGAAGVIFRREIAAADDPDAVRAQKIKDYETELMHPYYAAERGLVDDVIDPADTRSRLITALSMLRSKHVPLPGRKHGNLPL
- a CDS encoding acyl-CoA carboxylase epsilon subunit, whose protein sequence is MSAGRNNPEPATEQALAQASLRILRGNPTLEEVAALATALAARARTASGGRRPHTPAGPADPTARTRRQRPGEDFRAPGAWAS
- a CDS encoding 2-oxoacid:acceptor oxidoreductase subunit alpha; this encodes MSTVNEAPAAQTATRHKDVRRLHRVVIRFAGDSGDGMQLTGDRFTSQTASFGNDLSTLPNFPAEIRAPAGTLPGVSSFQLHFADHDILTPGDAPDVLVAMNPAALKANIADVPRGAEVIVDTDEFTPRAMTKAGYATSPLEDGSLDGYRTHPVPLTTLTVQALKEFDLSRKEAERSKNMFALGLLSWMYHRPTEGTEKFLRSKFAKKPDIAAANIAAFRAGWNFGETTEDFAVSYEVAPAAQAFPAGVHRNISGNLALSYGLIAASRQADLPLFLGSYPITPASDILHELSKHKNFGVRTFQAEDEIAGIGAALGAAFGGSLAVTTTSGPGVALKSETIGLAVSLELPLLIVDIQRGGPSTGLPTRTEQADLLQAMYGRNGEAPVPIVAPRTPADCFEAALDAARIALTYRTPVFLLSDGYLANGSEPWRVPDTGRLPDLRTQFAQHPNHTLADGTEVFWPYKRDPHTLARPWAIPGTPGLEHRIGGIEKQDGTGNISYDPANHDFMVRTRQAKIDGIDVPDLEVDDPHAARTLVLGWGSTYGPITAAVRTLRAAGTPIAQAHLRHLNPFPQNLGEVLGRYDKVIVPEMNLGQLATLIRARYLVDAHSHNQVNGMPFKAEQLAAALKEAIDD
- a CDS encoding 2-oxoacid:ferredoxin oxidoreductase subunit beta; the encoded protein is MTETSTHHPGGTTDALALVPKAEARQSMKDFKSDQEVRWCPGCGDYAILAAVQGFMPELGLAKENIVFVSGIGCSSRFPYYMNTYGMHSIHGRAPAIATGLASSRRDLSVWVVTGDGDALSIGGNHLIHALRRNVNLKILLFNNRIYGLTKGQYSPTSEIGKITKSTPMGSLDAPFNPVSLAIGAEASFVARTVDSDRKHLTDVLRQAAAHPGTALVEIYQNCNIFNDGAFEVLRDRQQAQEAVIRLEHGRPITFGADACQGVVRDPATGEMKVVAVTEDNKADILVHDAHAASPTTAFALSRLADPDTLHHTPIGVFRSTERAVYDTQMSRQLDDAVEQHGKGDLAALLAGGDTWTVAG
- a CDS encoding FAD-dependent monooxygenase — protein: MSDPVIIVGGGAAGLMLACELGLAEVPTVVLERRDELPERSGGMLLNAHIADFLRMRGLAGRFFGPDTPTWGRSHFGLVYRDIDGELAKTDYDLIVPQWRSEQLLRERAVELGVEVRLGAEVVGLEQDAAGVTLTVAGRDGAGRMRARYVVGCDGPGSAVAQAAGFDFDVLAPSYYGVIADVVVDDESQALFRAGSYPDGQFGVLPVNPADPCEVRLMTVEFDREPPGGAVPVTVHEIRSTIERITGRAPDLRAVRWMTRYGSPTRLARRYRVGRVFLAGDAAHPHPPSSGHGMNTAVHDAVNLGWKLAAAVRGWAPAGLLDTYDDERRPVGERACRRALAQIPLQTPLEQAAPLREIFAELMRSDEVNAFLVQYVTKVRYPFAGDGGPAHPLLGAVLPEVSLRTPDGVVPAGPLLSSGRGLVLGPGRSGEGTLPDLSAWADRLDVVAAEPSAELGAQAVLVRPDGHIAWLGPADAHDRLLLAVKTWFG